A single window of Achromobacter xylosoxidans DNA harbors:
- the fghA gene encoding S-formylglutathione hydrolase encodes MPAALELISQHRCFGGSQRYYRHESAEIGLPMRFSVFVPPQAEQGPVPVLFYLAGLTCTEETFMIKAGAQRLAAELGVMLVAPDTSPRGANVPGEDESWDLGTGAGFYLDATTGPWRAHYRMDSYVTRELHAIVTSALPGDAARVGIFGHSMGGHGALVLALRNPGQFRSVSAFAPIAAPSLCPWGKKAFGAYLGENPDDWAAYDASALMRGLRQPFPAGILIDQGTADQFLAEQLYPEVFEAACATAGQPLELRRQEGYDHGYYFISTFIEDHIRFHVERLGKPAA; translated from the coding sequence ATGCCCGCCGCCCTGGAACTCATTTCCCAGCATCGCTGTTTTGGCGGTTCGCAGCGCTATTACCGCCATGAGTCGGCCGAGATCGGCCTGCCGATGCGTTTTTCCGTCTTCGTCCCGCCCCAGGCCGAGCAGGGGCCGGTGCCGGTGCTGTTCTACCTGGCCGGCCTGACCTGCACCGAGGAAACCTTCATGATCAAGGCCGGCGCCCAGCGCCTGGCCGCCGAGCTGGGCGTGATGCTGGTGGCACCGGATACCAGCCCGCGGGGCGCCAACGTGCCCGGCGAGGACGAAAGCTGGGACCTGGGCACCGGCGCCGGCTTCTATCTGGACGCCACCACCGGCCCCTGGCGCGCCCATTACCGCATGGACAGCTACGTGACGCGTGAATTGCACGCCATCGTCACCAGCGCGCTGCCCGGCGACGCCGCGCGCGTCGGCATCTTCGGGCACTCGATGGGCGGCCATGGCGCCCTGGTGCTGGCGCTGCGCAACCCTGGTCAGTTCCGTTCGGTCTCGGCCTTTGCCCCGATCGCGGCGCCCAGCCTGTGCCCCTGGGGCAAGAAGGCGTTCGGCGCCTACCTGGGCGAGAATCCCGACGACTGGGCCGCCTACGATGCCTCGGCGCTGATGCGCGGCTTGCGCCAGCCGTTTCCCGCGGGCATCCTGATCGATCAGGGCACGGCCGACCAGTTCCTGGCCGAGCAGTTGTATCCCGAGGTATTCGAGGCCGCCTGCGCCACCGCCGGGCAGCCGCTGGAACTGCGCCGCCAGGAAGGTTACGACCACGGCTATTACTTCATCTCCACGTTCATCGAGGATCACATCCGGTTTCACGTCGAGCGGCTTGGAAAACCGGCGGCCTGA
- a CDS encoding 5-oxoprolinase subunit B family protein yields MTVRYTHGGDEFIFAEISESMSLAAFFKGMAITRALRERAVPGVTEICPANASYQIRYDPEQVAPESMLAILREIEAGIDLDNLRLDTRVIEVPVLYNDPWTHETLMRFRERHQDPESTDLEYAARINGFADTDAFIAAHSSAPWFVSMVGFVAGLPFMFQMVERERQLEVPKYLRPRTDTPKHTVGHGGCFACIYSVRGAGGYQMFGVTPAPIFEPAQRQAHLRDSMVFFRPGDIVKFKPISRAEYDAAVAEVEAGTFQLDIRPVSFSLSEFMAAPEQYNARLLETLHVA; encoded by the coding sequence ATGACGGTGCGCTACACCCATGGCGGCGATGAATTCATCTTCGCCGAGATCAGCGAATCGATGTCGCTGGCCGCGTTCTTCAAGGGCATGGCGATCACGCGTGCGCTGCGCGAACGCGCCGTGCCCGGCGTCACCGAGATCTGCCCGGCCAACGCCTCGTACCAGATCCGCTACGACCCCGAGCAGGTCGCGCCCGAATCCATGCTGGCCATCCTGCGCGAGATCGAGGCCGGCATCGACCTGGACAACCTGCGGCTCGACACCCGCGTCATCGAGGTGCCGGTGCTCTACAACGATCCCTGGACCCACGAGACGCTGATGCGCTTTCGCGAGCGCCACCAGGACCCGGAATCGACCGACCTGGAATACGCCGCGCGCATCAACGGCTTTGCCGATACCGATGCATTCATCGCCGCGCATTCCAGCGCGCCGTGGTTCGTGTCGATGGTCGGCTTCGTGGCCGGGCTGCCGTTCATGTTCCAGATGGTCGAGCGCGAACGCCAGCTCGAAGTGCCCAAGTACCTGCGGCCGCGCACCGACACGCCCAAGCACACGGTGGGACATGGCGGTTGCTTCGCCTGCATCTATTCCGTGCGCGGCGCGGGCGGCTACCAGATGTTTGGCGTGACGCCCGCGCCGATCTTCGAGCCCGCGCAGCGCCAGGCGCACCTGCGCGACTCGATGGTGTTCTTCCGTCCCGGGGACATCGTCAAGTTCAAGCCGATCAGCCGCGCCGAGTACGACGCCGCGGTGGCCGAGGTCGAGGCCGGCACCTTCCAGCTCGACATCCGTCCCGTGTCGTTCTCGCTGTCCGAATTCATGGCGGCGCCCGAACAGTACAACGCCCGCCTTCTGGAGACGCTCCATGTCGCATGA
- a CDS encoding biotin-dependent carboxyltransferase family protein: MSHDEPLIEVIKPGLATSVQDRGRQGYYHLGIPPSGALDQYALAAANLLVGNPEDAAVLECTLMGPELRFTRAAVIAVTGAAMTPKIDGQAQACNTALAVPAGARLSFDFVQAGARACLAIAGGIDVPEVLGSRSTYTLGAIGGFDGRRLQAGDRLRVGAPRPGTRVGRALPPELASQCPKEQVLRVVPGLYDHRLMPESAASFYEDAWSVTSEADRIGYRYKKGRALKFQPREQPFGAGADPSNIVDACYPIGSIQVPAGVEPIILHRDAVSGGGYAMIGTVISADLDKVGQMQPNQQARFERVTLETALQARKDYRARLERLRAALG; the protein is encoded by the coding sequence ATGTCGCATGACGAACCGCTCATCGAAGTAATCAAGCCCGGGCTGGCGACGTCGGTCCAGGATCGTGGCCGCCAGGGCTACTACCACCTGGGCATTCCGCCCTCGGGCGCGCTGGACCAGTACGCGCTGGCCGCCGCCAATCTGCTGGTGGGCAATCCCGAGGACGCGGCGGTGCTGGAATGCACGCTGATGGGCCCCGAATTGCGCTTCACCCGCGCCGCGGTGATCGCCGTCACCGGCGCCGCCATGACGCCCAAGATCGATGGCCAGGCGCAGGCCTGCAACACCGCGCTGGCGGTGCCGGCCGGCGCCCGGCTGTCGTTCGATTTCGTGCAGGCCGGCGCGCGCGCCTGCCTGGCGATCGCCGGCGGCATCGACGTGCCCGAGGTGCTGGGCAGCCGCTCGACCTACACGCTGGGCGCCATTGGCGGCTTCGACGGCCGCCGCCTGCAGGCCGGCGACCGCCTGCGCGTGGGCGCGCCGCGCCCGGGGACGCGGGTCGGCCGTGCGCTGCCGCCGGAACTCGCCAGCCAATGCCCGAAGGAGCAGGTGCTGCGCGTGGTGCCGGGCCTGTACGACCATCGCCTGATGCCGGAATCGGCCGCCTCGTTCTACGAGGACGCCTGGAGCGTGACCTCGGAGGCCGACCGCATCGGCTACCGCTACAAGAAAGGCCGCGCCCTGAAGTTCCAGCCGCGCGAGCAACCGTTCGGCGCGGGCGCCGATCCGTCCAACATCGTCGACGCCTGCTACCCGATCGGATCGATCCAGGTGCCGGCCGGGGTCGAGCCCATCATCCTGCACCGCGACGCCGTGTCCGGCGGCGGCTACGCCATGATCGGCACCGTGATCAGCGCCGACCTCGACAAGGTCGGCCAGATGCAGCCCAACCAGCAGGCGCGCTTCGAGCGGGTCACGCTGGAGACGGCCTTGCAGGCCCGCAAGGACTACCGCGCCCGCCTCGAGCGGCTGCGCGCCGCCCTGGGCTGA
- a CDS encoding glutamate synthase-related protein has product MPHTTPNDSCPTPKATPIDASRIGLPPAQGLYHPKNEHDACGVGFVAHIKGKKSHAIIQQGLKILENLDHRGAVGADKLMGDGAGILIQIPDTLYRDEFAQHGITLPPPGEYGVAMVFLPKETASRLACEQELERSVRAEGQVVLGWRNVPVDVDMPMSPTVRDCEPVIRQLFIGRGADVMVPDALERKLYVIRKTASHAIQNMHLAHGKEYFVPSASVRTVVYKGLLLADQVGRYYRDLADPRTVSALALVHQRFSTNTFPAWPLAHPYRMIAHNGEINTVKGNFNWLRAREGMMQSAVLGDDLKKLYPIVYEGQSDTATFDNCLELLVNSGYSLAHAMMMMIPEAWEQHTQMDESRRAFYEYHAAMMEPWDGPAAVAFTDGRQIGATLDRNGLRPARYLVTDDDMVILASEAGTLSIPENRIIKKWRLQPGKMFLIDLEQGRIIDDAEIKLQLANSRPYRQWIERLQIKLESLPAPRQAGVPAQSSVSLLDRQQAFGWTQEDYKFILEPMASTGEEVIGSMGNDAPLAVLSDRAKPFYNYFRQLFAQVTNPPIDPIREQMVMSLVSFIGPKPNLLDINNVNPPLRLEVSQPVLDFAAMAQIRDIEQVTGKKFRSFELDITYPAAWGPEGIEARVAALCARAVDAVQSGYNILIVSDRLVDSERVAIPALLATSAVHQHLIRAGLRTNTGLVVETGSAREVHHFALLGGYGAEAIHPYLALESLGKMSDPEKAVKNFIKAIGKGLNKVMSKMGISTYMSYTGAQIFEAVGLQSSLVNKYFTGTASNIEGIGIFQVAEEALRQHRAAFSTDPVLANDLDAGGEYAYRVRGEEHMWTPDSIAKLQHASRANNYRTYKEYAQIINDQSRRHMTLRGLFEFRFDPSRAIPLDDVEPAKEIVKRFATGAMSLGSISTEAHSVLAVAMNRIGGKSNTGEGGEDELRYRAEMRQGKSTIKDGDTLASLLGSDRIEADVALKKGDSLRSKIKQVASGRFGVTAEYLSSADQIQIKMAQGAKPGEGGQLPGHKVSEYIAKLRYSVPGVGLISPPPHHDIYSIEDLAQLIHDLKNVNTKASISVKLVSEVGVGTVAAGVAKAKADHVVIAGHDGGTGASPVSSIKHVGTPWELGLAETQQTLVLNRLRSRIRVQADGQMKTGRDVVIGALLGADEFGFATAPLVVEGCIMMRKCHLNTCPVGVATQDPELRKKFQGKPEHVVNFFFFIAEEVREIMAQLGIRKFDDLIGRADLLDMRSGVEHWKAQGLDFARVFHQTQSDADVRQTEEQDHGLAGALDHQLIERSKPALERGEKVSFIVPVRNRNRTIGAMLSGAVAARYGHDGLPDDTIHIQCNGTAGQSFGAFLAHGITMDLVGEGNDYVGKGLSGGRIIVRSPNDFRGFGPDHIIAGNTVLYGALAGEAFFNGVAGERFAVRNSGAATVVEGTGDHGCEYMTGGTVVVLGATGRNFAAGMSGGVAYVWDPERTLKHRANLSMVELEAVLPHAEQQAQNNIDVWHSAQRGGERETDEAILRRLVEDHFRYTGSFRAREILGDWEASRGKFVKVMPTDYRRALGEMWRAANPQQLAA; this is encoded by the coding sequence ATGCCCCACACCACCCCGAACGATTCCTGTCCCACCCCCAAGGCGACCCCGATCGATGCCAGCCGCATCGGTCTGCCGCCCGCCCAGGGCCTGTACCACCCCAAGAACGAACATGACGCCTGTGGCGTGGGCTTCGTGGCGCACATCAAGGGCAAGAAAAGCCACGCCATCATCCAGCAGGGCCTGAAGATCCTGGAGAACCTCGATCACCGCGGCGCGGTGGGCGCGGACAAGCTGATGGGCGACGGCGCCGGCATCCTGATCCAGATTCCCGACACGCTCTACCGCGACGAGTTCGCCCAGCATGGCATCACCCTGCCGCCGCCCGGCGAATACGGCGTGGCCATGGTGTTCCTGCCCAAGGAAACCGCCTCGCGCCTGGCCTGCGAACAGGAACTGGAGCGCTCGGTGCGCGCCGAAGGCCAGGTCGTGCTGGGCTGGCGCAACGTGCCCGTGGACGTCGACATGCCGATGTCGCCCACCGTGCGCGACTGCGAACCCGTGATCCGCCAGTTGTTCATCGGCCGCGGCGCCGACGTGATGGTGCCCGACGCGCTGGAACGCAAGCTGTACGTGATCCGCAAGACCGCCAGCCACGCCATCCAGAACATGCACCTGGCGCATGGCAAGGAATATTTCGTGCCCTCGGCCTCGGTGCGCACCGTGGTCTACAAGGGCCTGCTGCTGGCCGACCAGGTCGGCCGCTACTACCGCGACCTGGCCGACCCGCGCACCGTGTCGGCGCTGGCGCTGGTGCACCAACGCTTCTCGACCAACACCTTCCCCGCCTGGCCGCTGGCCCACCCCTACCGCATGATCGCCCACAACGGCGAAATCAACACGGTCAAGGGCAACTTCAACTGGCTGCGCGCCCGCGAAGGCATGATGCAGTCGGCCGTGCTGGGCGACGACCTGAAAAAGCTCTACCCCATCGTCTACGAAGGCCAGTCGGACACCGCCACGTTCGACAACTGCCTGGAACTGCTGGTGAACTCGGGTTACTCGCTGGCCCACGCCATGATGATGATGATCCCGGAAGCCTGGGAACAGCACACGCAGATGGACGAAAGCCGCCGCGCTTTCTATGAGTACCACGCCGCCATGATGGAGCCGTGGGACGGCCCCGCCGCGGTCGCCTTCACCGACGGCCGCCAGATCGGCGCCACGCTCGACCGCAACGGCCTGCGCCCGGCGCGCTACCTGGTGACCGACGACGATATGGTCATCCTGGCCTCGGAAGCCGGCACCCTGTCGATCCCGGAAAACCGCATCATCAAGAAGTGGCGCCTGCAGCCGGGCAAGATGTTCCTGATCGACCTGGAGCAAGGTCGCATCATCGACGACGCCGAGATCAAGCTGCAACTGGCCAACAGCCGTCCGTACCGCCAGTGGATCGAGCGGCTGCAGATCAAGCTGGAATCGCTGCCGGCCCCGCGCCAGGCCGGCGTGCCGGCGCAATCGTCGGTGTCGCTGCTGGATCGCCAGCAGGCCTTCGGCTGGACCCAGGAAGACTACAAGTTCATCCTCGAGCCCATGGCCTCGACCGGCGAGGAAGTGATCGGCTCGATGGGCAACGACGCCCCGCTGGCCGTGCTGTCCGACCGCGCCAAGCCGTTCTACAACTATTTCCGCCAGCTGTTCGCCCAGGTCACCAACCCGCCGATCGACCCGATCCGCGAGCAGATGGTGATGTCGCTGGTGTCGTTCATCGGCCCCAAGCCCAATCTGCTGGACATCAACAACGTCAATCCGCCGCTGCGCCTGGAAGTGTCGCAGCCGGTGCTGGACTTCGCCGCCATGGCGCAGATCCGCGACATCGAGCAGGTCACCGGCAAGAAGTTCCGCAGCTTCGAGCTGGACATCACCTACCCGGCCGCCTGGGGTCCCGAGGGCATCGAAGCCCGCGTGGCCGCGCTGTGCGCGCGCGCCGTGGACGCGGTGCAGAGCGGCTACAACATCCTGATCGTGTCGGACCGCCTGGTCGACAGCGAACGCGTGGCCATCCCCGCCCTGCTGGCCACCTCGGCGGTGCACCAGCACCTGATCCGCGCCGGCCTGCGCACCAACACCGGCCTGGTGGTGGAAACCGGCTCGGCCCGCGAAGTGCATCACTTCGCGCTGCTGGGCGGCTACGGCGCCGAAGCCATCCATCCCTACCTGGCGCTGGAATCGCTGGGCAAGATGAGCGACCCGGAAAAGGCCGTCAAGAACTTCATCAAGGCAATCGGCAAGGGCCTGAACAAGGTGATGTCCAAGATGGGCATCTCCACCTACATGTCCTACACCGGCGCCCAGATCTTCGAAGCCGTGGGCCTGCAGAGCAGCCTGGTGAACAAGTACTTCACCGGCACCGCCTCCAACATCGAAGGCATCGGCATCTTCCAGGTGGCCGAAGAGGCGCTGCGCCAGCACCGGGCCGCGTTCAGCACCGATCCGGTCCTGGCCAACGACCTCGACGCGGGCGGCGAGTACGCCTATCGCGTGCGCGGCGAAGAGCACATGTGGACGCCCGATTCCATCGCCAAGCTGCAGCACGCCTCGCGCGCCAACAACTACCGCACGTACAAGGAATACGCGCAGATCATCAACGACCAGAGCCGCCGCCACATGACGCTGCGCGGCCTGTTCGAGTTCCGCTTCGACCCGTCGCGCGCCATTCCGCTCGATGACGTCGAGCCGGCCAAGGAAATCGTCAAGCGCTTCGCCACCGGCGCCATGTCGCTCGGCTCGATCTCCACCGAGGCCCACTCGGTGCTGGCCGTGGCCATGAACCGCATCGGCGGCAAGTCCAACACCGGCGAAGGCGGCGAGGACGAGCTGCGCTATCGCGCCGAAATGCGCCAGGGCAAGAGCACCATCAAGGACGGCGACACGCTGGCCTCGCTGCTCGGCTCCGACCGCATCGAAGCCGACGTCGCGCTCAAGAAGGGCGATTCGCTGCGTTCGAAGATCAAGCAGGTCGCCTCCGGCCGCTTCGGCGTCACCGCCGAGTACCTGTCATCGGCCGACCAGATCCAGATCAAGATGGCGCAGGGCGCCAAGCCCGGCGAAGGCGGCCAGCTGCCCGGCCACAAGGTGTCCGAGTACATCGCCAAGCTGCGCTACTCGGTGCCGGGCGTGGGCCTGATCTCGCCGCCGCCGCACCACGACATCTACTCGATCGAGGACCTGGCGCAGCTGATCCACGACCTGAAGAACGTCAACACCAAGGCCTCGATCTCGGTCAAGCTGGTGTCGGAAGTCGGCGTCGGCACGGTCGCCGCCGGCGTGGCCAAGGCCAAGGCCGACCACGTCGTGATCGCCGGCCATGACGGCGGCACGGGCGCCTCGCCGGTGTCGTCCATCAAGCACGTCGGCACGCCGTGGGAACTCGGCCTGGCCGAAACCCAGCAGACGCTGGTCCTGAATCGCCTGCGCAGCCGCATCCGCGTGCAGGCCGACGGCCAGATGAAGACCGGCCGCGACGTCGTCATCGGCGCGCTGCTGGGCGCCGATGAATTCGGCTTCGCCACGGCTCCGCTGGTCGTGGAAGGCTGCATCATGATGCGCAAGTGCCACCTGAACACCTGCCCGGTGGGCGTGGCCACGCAGGATCCGGAGCTGCGCAAGAAGTTCCAGGGCAAACCCGAGCACGTCGTCAACTTCTTCTTCTTCATCGCCGAGGAAGTGCGCGAGATCATGGCCCAGCTGGGCATCCGCAAGTTCGACGACCTGATCGGCCGCGCCGACCTGCTGGACATGCGCTCGGGTGTCGAGCACTGGAAGGCGCAGGGCCTGGACTTCGCCCGCGTGTTCCACCAGACCCAATCCGACGCCGACGTGCGCCAGACCGAAGAGCAGGACCACGGCCTGGCCGGCGCGCTGGACCACCAGCTGATCGAGCGCAGCAAGCCGGCGCTGGAGCGCGGCGAGAAGGTCTCGTTCATCGTGCCGGTGCGCAACCGCAACCGCACCATCGGCGCCATGCTGTCCGGCGCGGTGGCGGCGCGCTACGGCCACGACGGCCTGCCGGACGACACCATCCACATCCAGTGCAACGGCACCGCCGGCCAGAGCTTCGGCGCCTTCCTGGCCCATGGCATCACCATGGACCTGGTGGGCGAAGGCAACGACTACGTCGGCAAGGGCCTGTCGGGCGGCCGCATCATCGTGCGCTCGCCCAATGACTTCCGCGGCTTCGGCCCCGACCACATCATCGCCGGCAACACCGTCCTGTACGGCGCGCTGGCCGGCGAAGCCTTCTTCAACGGCGTGGCCGGCGAACGCTTCGCGGTGCGCAACTCGGGCGCCGCCACGGTCGTGGAAGGCACCGGCGACCACGGCTGCGAATACATGACGGGCGGCACCGTGGTGGTGCTGGGCGCCACCGGCCGCAACTTCGCCGCCGGCATGTCGGGCGGCGTGGCGTACGTGTGGGATCCGGAGCGCACGCTCAAGCATCGCGCCAACCTGTCGATGGTCGAACTGGAAGCCGTGCTGCCGCATGCCGAGCAGCAGGCCCAGAACAACATCGACGTCTGGCACAGCGCGCAGCGCGGCGGCGAACGCGAAACGGATGAAGCCATCCTGCGCCGCCTGGTGGAAGACCACTTCCGCTACACCGGCAGCTTCCGCGCCCGCGAGATCCTGGGCGACTGGGAAGCCTCGCGCGGCAAATTCGTAAAGGTCATGCCGACGGACTACCGCCGCGCATTGGGTGAAATGTGGCGTGCAGCCAACCCGCAACAACTGGCTGCGTGA
- a CDS encoding purine-cytosine permease family protein, which produces MANLASSSTSSDRDTSLATVADADRMGRFPLTMAWWAVCSAIFYIVVGATLALNYGARNAIIGMVLSVISYGLINAVISRYAIRTGQSVALFSRAVFGTSGAALATLIFFATAIYYAVFEGSVMAVAAHHMFPSVPYWAFALLVVVYSVLLIFGSVQRWLDKFNGVLLPFYLGGLLLAVALATREYGYSDAWLAFGPAGGPVAGGWWDAYVYYMGVWILMMFTFDYARFGRREDARYHGRYNFGMPFYLVTFLLNGVAGIYLVAIIPGDGALSEVSVVLALLKLMGLGGLFFVWVTQTRINTANYYLATINMQAFFARFGLGRWPKAAWAVVVGLVSYALMLFDVFAYLLQALAYQGIFVVAWVAVALVHILAVGETAPAPGGGSAYNRRGLGAWFAGAASGLVLMHMSGLAASFAAPASFVVAAATYWLGQAAVSGPRMQRGGA; this is translated from the coding sequence ATGGCCAACCTTGCTTCCAGCTCCACGTCCTCCGACCGGGACACTTCCCTCGCCACCGTGGCCGATGCCGACCGCATGGGCCGATTCCCGCTCACCATGGCCTGGTGGGCCGTGTGCAGCGCAATTTTCTACATCGTGGTCGGCGCCACGCTGGCGCTCAACTACGGCGCCCGCAACGCCATCATCGGCATGGTGCTGTCGGTGATTTCCTATGGCCTGATCAACGCCGTGATCTCGCGCTACGCCATCCGCACCGGCCAATCGGTGGCGCTGTTCTCGCGCGCGGTGTTCGGCACCTCGGGCGCGGCGTTGGCTACCCTGATCTTCTTCGCCACCGCCATCTACTACGCCGTGTTCGAGGGCTCGGTGATGGCGGTCGCCGCGCACCACATGTTCCCGTCCGTGCCCTATTGGGCCTTCGCGCTGCTGGTGGTCGTCTACAGCGTGCTGCTGATCTTCGGCAGCGTGCAGCGCTGGCTCGACAAGTTCAACGGCGTGCTGTTGCCGTTCTACCTGGGCGGCCTGCTGCTGGCCGTGGCGCTGGCCACGCGCGAATACGGCTACAGCGACGCCTGGCTGGCGTTCGGCCCGGCCGGCGGGCCGGTCGCGGGCGGCTGGTGGGATGCCTATGTGTACTACATGGGCGTCTGGATCCTGATGATGTTCACCTTCGACTACGCGCGCTTCGGCCGCCGCGAGGACGCGCGCTACCACGGCCGCTACAACTTCGGCATGCCGTTCTACCTGGTCACCTTCCTGCTCAACGGCGTGGCCGGAATCTACCTGGTTGCGATCATTCCCGGCGACGGCGCCTTGAGCGAGGTGTCGGTGGTGCTGGCGCTGCTCAAGCTGATGGGCCTGGGCGGCCTGTTCTTCGTGTGGGTGACGCAGACCCGCATCAACACCGCCAACTACTACCTGGCCACCATCAACATGCAGGCCTTCTTCGCGCGCTTCGGCCTGGGCCGCTGGCCGAAGGCGGCATGGGCGGTGGTGGTGGGCCTGGTGTCGTACGCGCTGATGCTGTTCGACGTGTTCGCCTATCTGCTGCAGGCGCTGGCCTACCAGGGCATCTTCGTGGTGGCGTGGGTCGCGGTGGCGCTGGTGCACATCCTGGCGGTGGGCGAGACCGCGCCGGCGCCGGGCGGCGGCAGCGCCTACAACCGGCGCGGGCTGGGCGCCTGGTTCGCGGGCGCGGCCAGCGGGCTGGTGCTGATGCACATGAGCGGCCTGGCCGCGAGCTTCGCCGCGCCGGCCAGTTTCGTGGTGGCGGCCGCGACCTACTGGCTGGGACAGGCGGCGGTATCGGGCCCGCGCATGCAGCGCGGCGGTGCCTAG
- a CDS encoding glutamate synthase subunit beta, with protein MGKITGFMEYQRLQEASEAPQKRLKNWREFVLHLTDDQAKQQAARCMDCGIPFCNNGCPVNNIIPDWNDLVYKQDWRRALDVLHSTNNFPEFTGRICPAPCEAACTLNINSDAVGIKSIEHAIIDKGWAEGWVAPQVPARKTGKKVAVVGSGPAGLACSQQLARAGHSVTLFEKSDRIGGLLRYGIPDFKLEKHQIDRRISQMEAEGVEFAPSTYIGNPSDPVADGLTVRTPESLLAEFDAVVMSGGSETPRDLPVPGRELSGVYFAMDFLRQQNKAVAGDRLTNQTLAKGKHVVVIGGGDTGSDCVGTSNRHGAASVTQFELLPQPPESENKAMTWPYWPLKMRTSSSHEEGCQRDWSVTTKLLKGSNGKVEKLVGSRVEWFKDESTGQMKMREVEGSEFEIKADLVLLAMGFVSPVQTVLDAFGVDRDARGNVRANTDDYRTNVEKVFTAGDMRRGQSLVVWAIREGRQCARSVDAYLMGSSELPR; from the coding sequence ATGGGAAAGATTACCGGCTTTATGGAATACCAGCGCCTGCAGGAGGCCTCCGAGGCCCCGCAGAAGCGGCTGAAGAACTGGCGCGAATTCGTGCTGCACCTGACCGACGACCAGGCCAAGCAGCAGGCGGCGCGCTGCATGGACTGCGGCATCCCGTTCTGCAACAACGGGTGCCCGGTCAACAACATCATCCCCGACTGGAATGACCTGGTGTACAAGCAGGACTGGCGCCGCGCGCTGGATGTGCTGCATTCCACCAACAACTTCCCGGAATTCACCGGCCGCATCTGCCCGGCGCCGTGCGAGGCCGCCTGTACCTTGAACATCAACAGCGACGCCGTGGGCATCAAGTCCATCGAGCACGCCATCATCGACAAGGGCTGGGCCGAGGGCTGGGTCGCGCCGCAAGTGCCGGCGCGCAAGACCGGCAAGAAGGTCGCCGTGGTGGGCTCCGGCCCGGCCGGCCTGGCCTGCTCGCAGCAGTTGGCGCGCGCGGGTCACTCGGTCACGCTGTTCGAGAAGAGCGACCGCATCGGCGGCCTGCTGCGCTACGGCATTCCCGACTTCAAGCTGGAAAAGCACCAGATCGACCGCCGCATTTCCCAGATGGAAGCCGAAGGCGTGGAGTTCGCGCCCTCGACCTACATCGGCAACCCGTCCGACCCGGTGGCCGACGGCCTGACCGTGCGCACGCCGGAATCGCTGCTGGCCGAATTCGACGCCGTGGTGATGAGCGGCGGCTCGGAAACCCCGCGCGACCTGCCGGTGCCGGGCCGCGAGCTGTCGGGCGTGTACTTCGCCATGGACTTCCTGCGCCAGCAGAACAAGGCCGTGGCCGGCGACCGCCTGACCAACCAGACGCTGGCCAAGGGCAAGCACGTGGTGGTGATCGGCGGCGGCGACACCGGTTCCGACTGCGTGGGCACCAGCAACCGCCACGGCGCCGCCTCGGTCACGCAGTTCGAGCTGCTGCCGCAGCCGCCCGAGTCCGAGAACAAGGCCATGACCTGGCCCTACTGGCCGCTGAAGATGCGCACCTCGTCCTCGCACGAGGAAGGCTGCCAACGCGACTGGTCGGTGACCACCAAGCTGCTCAAGGGCAGCAACGGCAAGGTCGAAAAACTGGTCGGCTCGCGTGTCGAGTGGTTCAAGGACGAGTCGACGGGCCAGATGAAAATGCGTGAGGTCGAAGGCTCGGAATTCGAGATCAAGGCCGACCTGGTGCTGCTGGCCATGGGCTTCGTGTCGCCGGTGCAGACCGTGCTGGACGCCTTCGGCGTGGACCGCGACGCGCGCGGCAACGTGCGCGCCAACACCGACGACTACCGCACCAACGTTGAAAAGGTCTTCACCGCCGGCGACATGCGCCGCGGCCAGTCGCTGGTGGTCTGGGCCATCCGCGAAGGCCGCCAGTGCGCCCGCTCGGTCGATGCCTACCTGATGGGCAGTTCCGAACTGCCGCGCTGA